From the genome of Metarhizium brunneum chromosome 4, complete sequence, one region includes:
- the SCP2_1 gene encoding Fatty acid-binding protein, which translates to MGFANAKFPASAAFDAIDSVLSASDAERKDAIKQANGVFAFTLKNKAGETESWHVDLKESGRVGTGVGKPTVTLLLSEEDFGKLVDGSANPQRLFMSGKLKIKGDIMKATKLDPIMKKAKSKANL; encoded by the exons CCAAGTTCCCTGCCTCGGCCGCTTTCGACGCCATCGACAGCGTCCTCTCCGCCTCCGACGCCGAGCGCAAGGACGCCATCAAGCAGGCCAACGGTGTCTTTGCCTTCACCCTCAAGAACAAGGCTGGCGAGACGGAGAGCTGGCACGTCGACCTCAAGGAGTCCGGCCGTGTTGGCACCGGTGTCGGCAAGCCCACTG TTACCCTGCTCCTCTCCGAGGAAGACTTTGGCAAGCTCGTCGATGGCTCTGCCAACCCCCAGCGTCTGTTCATGTCCGGCAAGCTCAAGATCAAGGGCGACATCATGAAGGCCACCAAGCTCGACCCCATcatgaagaaggccaagtccaaggctAACCTGTAA